From the genome of Vicia villosa cultivar HV-30 ecotype Madison, WI linkage group LG2, Vvil1.0, whole genome shotgun sequence, one region includes:
- the LOC131651534 gene encoding uncharacterized protein LOC131651534, with protein sequence MSYQAFEDVLALLIYGLVLFPNPDQFVDMHAITIFLARNPVPTLLGDILHSLYTRTNKKRGTLMCCIPLLSRWFISHLPRSVLRNEQRMQWSQRMMSLSHSDIHWCTRSDKDFTIIDRCGEFPNVPLLGIRGGITYNPSLALRQFGYARRNGPHDMIIKGYAFDYEDDPQNYRRSFIRAWDKVYKYDSKELGQKNSIPLEPYLKWVRTRAQKFIMPYPAVRTVIIEPEFEGDVPQVILHPDMPTDLEELKRSWIQLKEERDTFEAQFCAKERKVLELTKQLQDEQSINTFLGAKRKRPWET encoded by the coding sequence ATGAGTTATCAAGCTTTTGAAGATGTGTTAGCTTTATTAATCTACGGGTTAGTACTATTCCCTAATCCTGACCAGTTCGTTGATATGCATGCTATCACAATATTTCTAGCtcgcaacccggtacctaccTTACTCGGAGACATTTTACATTCGCTTTACACTCGTACCAacaagaaacgaggaactctcatgtgctgcaTACCTTTACTTTccaggtggtttatttcgcaccttccccGATCGGTATTGAggaatgaacaaaggatgcaatggtcacAAAGGATGATGTCACTCTCTCATTCGGATATTCATTGGTGCACTCGATCTGACAAGGATTTCACTATTATCGATCGCTGTGGGGAATTCCCTaacgtgccactccttggcattaggggaggtatcacttacaatccttcATTAGCTTTGCGTcagtttggttatgctcgaagaaatggtcctcatgacatgatcatCAAGGGTTATGCGTTTGATTATGAAGACGATCCTCAGAATTACCGACGAAGTTTCATACGTGCGTGGGACAAAGTATATAAGTATGATAGCAAGGAGTTGGGCCAGAAAAACTCTATTCCTCTTgaaccttacctcaaatgggtgcgcactcgtgctcaaaAGTTTATTATGCCATACCCTGCTGTCAGAACTGTGATTATTGAGCCTGAATTTGAGGGAGATGTCCCTCAGGTTATTCTTCATCCAGACATGCCTACCGATCTTGAGGAGCTGAAGAGATCTTGGatccagttgaaggaagaaagGGACACCTTTGAAGCTCAATTTTGCGCCAAAGAGAGgaaagtattagagctcacaaaGCAACTTCAGGACGAGCAAAGCATCAACACGTTCCTTGGTGCAAAgcgaaagcgtccatgggagacttga
- the LOC131651535 gene encoding uncharacterized protein LOC131651535, protein MPKHDKAVNAVDKESYVTNVMSLTTPLPLIKKKLLQAGLFPGCIEDCYDCSSQPNGCTRLKIGIQCLMDNRKIMFEKVPSVEKLCEDLAQNLKIEDVSVISKTPIRIPTKAPIRITAEPKVAPLIITKPGPIPYSSDKAVPWSYGNDVYIHGVKQEALNDEPVKVPSPDVDNIVGTSKVTRSGRIFSPEISPGANTSTQVPVPDSTADMRGKRPMLEPVQTPVEATAEEVSQKEMDEILKIIRKSDYDVIEKLGHTSSKISMLSLLTCSEAHAKALMKFLKAAHVPQEISVNQFENCVASLTTNNYLGFSDADLTPAGKSHNKALHISIECKGTTLSHVLVDNGSSLNVLPKSVLDRLDSERIVLMPSNVVVKAFDGSKSTVYGEVELPIRVGSQTFNSLFYVMDIHPAYSCLLGRPWIHGAGAVTSTLHQKLKYLANGKIVTVHGEEEYVVSCVNEYKYIEVNGEFIETPCQTFELVPQVVSTAKHTPTVPKVTRIPSTMASLKDAKAVVEEGGCTVWGQLIDVPYKSDKLGLGCPAGTQKNNRYTRPGGLMSHFFSKGVNALEDGESNCNLDKWIFPTPDHGLNNWKTEDVTSISFNQE, encoded by the coding sequence atgccgaagcatgacaaaGCTGTCAATGCTGTTGATAAAGAATCCTATGTTACTAATGTGATGAGTCTGACTACTCCACTCCCTCTTATCAAGAAGAAGCTGTTGCAAGCCGGTTTATTTCCGGGTTGCATTGAAGACTGTTATGACTGCTCGTCTCAACCAAATGGTTGTACAAGGTTGAAGATTGGTATTCAATGCCTGATGGATAATCGAAAGATCATGTTTGAAAAGGTGCCTTCTGTGGAAAAATTATGTGAAGATCTAGCCCAGAACTTGAAAATTGAAGACGTGTCCGTAATTTCCAAGACTCCTATCAGAATCCCTACCAAGGCCCCCATAAGGATCACTGCTGAGCCCAAGGTAGCTCCCTTGATCATTACCAAGCCTGGTCCTATCCCGTACTCCTCTGACAAGGCTGTCCCTTGGAGCTATGGTAATGATGTGTATATTCATGGTGTGAAACAAGAAGCCCTGAATGATGAGCCTGTCAAAGTTCCTAGTCCCGACGTTGACAATATTGTAGGGACCAGTAAGgttacaagaagtggaagaattTTCTCTCCAGAAATCTCCCCCGGTGCCAATACCTCAACTCAAGTCCCTGTTCCTGATTCAACTGCTGATATGCGAGGGAAAAGGCCAATGCTGGAGCCAGTTCAGACACCGGTAGAAGCTACTGCTGAAGAAGTCTCTCAGAAGGAAATGGATGAAATTCTGAAGATCATCCGGAAGAGTGATTACGATGTGATCGAGAAGTTGGGGCACACTTCCTCCAAGATATCCATGCTATCATTGTTAACTTGTTCTGAGGCCCATGCTAAGGCTTTGATGAAGTTTCTAAAAGCGGCGCACGTGCCACAGGAGATTTCTGTTAATCAATTTGAGAACTGCGTTGCAAGTTTGACAACGAACAATTACCtggggttttctgatgctgatctgacTCCTGCTGGAAAGAGTCATAACAAAGCCTTGCACATCTCCATTGAGTGTAAGGGTACTACTTTGTCCCATGTGCTGGTGGATAATGGCTCCTCGCTGAATGTATTGCCTAAATCGGTGCTGGATAGACTTGATTCTGAAAGGATAGTGCTAATGCCCAGTAATGTGGTGGTAAAGGCTTTCGATGGGTCGAAGAGTACAGTCTATGGAGAGGttgagctcccaatcagagtgggttctcaaactTTCAACTccttgttctatgtgatggatatcCACCCCGCCTATTCTTGCTTACTCGGGCGTCCGTGGATACATGGGGCAGGTGCTGTGACATCTACTTTGCACCAGAAGTTGAAGTACCTTGCAAATGGCAAGATCGTCACTGTGCATggggaagaagagtatgtggttagcTGTGTGAATGAGTACAAGTATATCGAAGTGAACGGCGAATTCATCGAGACTCCTTGCCAGACTTTTGAATTGGTTCCTCAAGTTGTCTCTACCGCCAAGCACACTCCTACTGTTCCTAAAGTTACCCGGATCCCTtcaacaatggcttctctgaagGATGCTAAGGCTGTAgttgaagaaggtggttgtacTGTTTGGGGCCAACTCATTGATGTCCCGTATAAATCTGACAAGCTTGGCTTAGGTTGTCCTGCTGGAACTCAGAAGAATAATCGTTACACTCGTCCTGGAGGGTTAATGTCTCATTTCTTCAGCAAAGGAGTCAATGCCTTGGAAGATGGGGAGAGCAACTGCAATCTAGACAAGTGGATCTTCCCGACACCTGATCATGGGCTGAACAACTGGAAGACCGAAGATGTTACCTCTATCTCCTTCAACCAGGAGTAA
- the LOC131651536 gene encoding uncharacterized protein LOC131651536, producing the protein MRSQSRSFSPSASDDEEERHGPLSQAILEAPLPTGLEKLPPLGTYDGTTDPDEHIENIDALLDYRGVPGAIKCRLFPTTLRKRAMTWYKSSSDESITSWKVLEKLFSKHFTASRRHPKSEASLEAIIQGKDESLRAYIERFNKEAVQVSTTAHMKKFLLERGLRPCSDFAKAVGIETPATLDEFFLKAQAYIQYEEKEAAHAVRNSRHEDSSKNARQDESRRGTDKKKDDKTRDPKDYKAPAGKF; encoded by the coding sequence ATGCGTAGCCAGAGCCGATCTTTTTCTCCCTCCGCCAGCGATGACGAGGAAGAGCGCCATGGTCCTCTATCCCAGGCAATTTTAGAGGCTCCCCTGCCAACCGGTCTCGAAAAACTCCCTCCGTTAGGGACCTATGACGGGACCACAGATCCGGACGAGCATATTGAGAACATCGACGCCCTTCTCGACTACAGAGGAGTGCCCGGCGCCATTAAATGTCGTTTGTTCCCGACCACCCTGCGAAAAAGAGCCATGACTTGGTATAAAAGTTCGTCAGACGAGTCCATCACATCATGGAAGGTGCTCGAAAAACTTTTTTCCAAACATTTCACGGCCTCCCGAAGACACCCAAAGTCAGAAGCCTCTTTGGAAGCCATTATCCAAGGAAAGGACGAGTCTCTACGGGCGTACATAGAAAGATTCAATAAAGAAGCCGTACAGGTATCCACCACtgcccatatgaagaagttcttgCTCGAGCGCGGCCTCCGACCATGCTCGGACTTCGCTAAAGCCGTCGGAATTGAAACTCCAGCCACTCTTGACGAATTCTTCCTCAAAGCCCAAGCCTACATTCAATATGAGGAGAAAGAAGCCGCCCACGCCGTCCGTAATTCCAGGCACGAAGATAGCAGTAAAAATGCGCGCCAAGATGAGTCTCGCCGGGGAACTGACAAAAAGAAAGATGATAAAACTCGGGACCCCAAGGACTACAAAGCCCCTGCGGGGAAATTCTAA
- the LOC131654150 gene encoding protein PLANT CADMIUM RESISTANCE 8-like gives MQTNEEQNTQQQQEPVGSRNEANTIQQVGHPWSTGLFDCHENQTNAVMTAFLPCVTFGQISEVMDVGELSCPLGSFIYLLMMPALCTQWIMGSKYRTKLRKKYDLVEAPYSDVISHIFCPCCSLCQEFRELQIRGLDPALGWNGILAKQKNDQTSRNPPSHQSMSM, from the exons ATGCAGACCAATGAGGAGCAGAATACTCAACAACAGCAAGAACCTGTTGGCTCAAGGAATGAAGCTAATACAATTCAGCAGGTTGGACATCCATGGAGTACTGGACTATTTGACTGTCATGAAAACCAAACTAATG CTGTTATGACAGCATTTTTGCCTTGTGTAACATTTGGACagatatcagaagtaatggatgtTGGAGAACTCA GTTGTCCTTTGGGAAGCTTCATTTACTTGCTAATGATGCCAGCATTATGCACTCAATGGATTATGGGATCAAAGTACAGAACAAAGCTAAGGAAAAAGTATGATTTGGTGGAAGCTCCATATTCTGATGTGATTTCTCACATTTTTTGTCCATGTTGTTCCCTATGTCAAGAGTTCAGAGAGCTCCAAATTAGAGGACTTGACCCTGCACTTG GGTGGAATGGTATCCTTGCAAAACAGAAAAATGATCAAACATCGAGAAATCCTCCCTCACACCAATCCATGTCTATGTGA
- the LOC131654148 gene encoding protein NRT1/ PTR FAMILY 1.2-like — translation MDKEVQLSSVHDAADEEIASNEISQQSQRRKGGLITMPFIIANEALARMASLGLLPNMITYLMGSYRLHLGKATQILLLSSAASNFTPVVGAFIADSYLGRFLGVGLGSAVSFLGMTLLWLTAMFPQARPPTCNHQTGGCKSATKAQMAVLLSAFGLMSIGNGGLSCSLAFGADQVNRKDNPNNHRVLEIFFSWYYAFTVIGILVGLLGIVYIQDHLGWKIGFGVPAALMLLSTILFLLASPLYVKITKRTTLFTGFAQVTVAAFKNRKFQLPSQNSAEFYHHNKDSDLLVPTDRLRFMNRACVIMDREQDIALDGTAKNPWRLCTVDQVEELKAIVRVIPLWSTGIMMSLNIGGSFGLLQAKSLDRHISSHFEVPAGSFSVIMVGAIFIWIVLYDRVLIPLASKIRGKPVRINPKTRMGIGLFFSFLHLVTSATFESIRRKKAIKEGYLNDPHGVLKMSAMWLAPQLCIGGIAEAFNGIGQNEFYYTEFPRSMSSVAASLGGLGMAAGNLVSSFVFNTIENVTSKGGKRGWITDNINQGRFDKYYWVIAGVSALNIVYFLVCSWAYGPTVDQVSKATTEENGSKEEDLTEFKNVNPLFDDKGSDETSSKEKELTEFKNSGQVEKVYKSSEESG, via the exons ATGGACAAGGAAGTTCAACTTTCTTCAGTTCATGATGCTGCTGATGAAGAAATTGCTTCTAATGAAATTTCACAACAATCACAAAGACGCAAGGGTGGTCTTATCACCATGCCTTTCATCATTG CGAATGAGGCACTTGCGAGGATGGCTAGTTTGGGTTTATTACCAAACATGATAACATATTTGATGGGAAGTTACAGACTTCATCTTGGAAAAGCTACTCAGATTCTTCTCTTATCTTCTGCAGCAAGCAATTTCACACCTGTTGTTGGTGCTTTTATTGCAGATTCTTATCTAGGTCgattcctcggtgttggattagGTTCCGCTGTTAGTTTTCTG gGAATGACACTGTTGTGGTTAACAGCCATGTTCCCACAGGCAAGGCCTCCAACTTGCAACCATCAAACTGGAGGCTGTAAATCAGCAACAAAAGCTCAAATGGCAGTGTTACTCTCTGCGTTCGGTCTAATGTCAATTGGAAACGGtggtctttcgtgttctttagcATTTGGTGCAGACCAAGTGAATAGAAAAGATAATCCAAATAACCatagagttttggaaattttcttcAGTTGGTATTATGCTTTCACAGTTATAGGTATCCTAGTAGGTCTTTTAGGAATTGTATACATCCAAGATCATCTTGGATGGAAGATTGGTTTTGGTGTTCCGGCCGCACTCATGCTTTTATCTACTATCTTATTCCTTCTTGCTTCTCCTCTTTATGTTAAGATTACTAAAAGAACCACTTTGTTCACTGGTTTTGCTCAAGTAACTGTTGCTGCTTTTAAGAACCGAAAATTTCAGTTACCTTCTCAGAATTCAGCTGAATTTTATCATCACAACAAGGACTCCGATCTTCTTGTTCCTACTGATAGACTAAG GTTTATGAATAGAGCCTGTGTTATTATGGACCGTGAGCAAGATATAGCATTGGATGGTACAGCGAAAAATCCTTGGAGACTATGCACAGTAGATCAAGTTGAAGAACTTAAAGCCATTGTTAGAGTTATTCCGCTGTGGTCAACAGGAATCATGATGTCTCTTAACATTGGAGGATCATTTGGATTGCTTCAAGCTAAATCCTTAGATAGACATATTTCCTCGCACTTTGAAGTTCCAGCGGGATCGTTTAGCGTTATCATGGTAGGTGCAATATTCATATGGATTGTTCTCTACGATCGTGTTCTTATTCCTCTAGCATCAAAGATAAGAGGGAAACCAGTGAGGATAAATCCGAAGACGAGAATGGGAATCgggttgtttttttcttttctccaCTTGGTAACTTCAGCGACTTTTGAGAGTATAAGGAGAAAGAAAGCAATCAAAGAAGGATATTTGAATGATCCTCATGGAGTGTTGAAAATGTCTGCAATGTGGCTTGCACCTCAGCTTTGTATAGGTGGTATAGCTGAAGCATTCAATGGTATCGGCCAAAATGAATTCTATTACACAGAATTTCCAAGGAGTATGTCTAGTGTTGCCGCTTCCCTTGGCGGATTGGGAATGGCTGCAGGAAACTTGGTATCTTCTTTTGTATTTAACACGATAGAAAACGTTACTTCGAAAGGAGGAAAACGAGGGTGGATTACTGATAATATTAACCAGGGTCGTTTCGACAAGTACTATTGGGTTATAGCTGGAGTTAGTGCTCTTAATATAGTGTATTTTTTAGTATGCAGTTGGGCTTATGGACCTACTGTTGATCAAGTATCCAAGGCAACTACTGAAGAAAATGGTTCGAAGGAGGAAGATTTAACCGAATTCAAGAATGTGAATCCGCTATTTGATGACAAAGGTAGTGATGAAACTAGTTCAAAGGAGAAAGAGTTAACTGAATTCAAGAATTCGGGTCAGGTTGAGAAAGTATACAAGAGTAGTGAAGAAAGTGGCTGA